The Meriones unguiculatus strain TT.TT164.6M chromosome 1, Bangor_MerUng_6.1, whole genome shotgun sequence genome has a segment encoding these proteins:
- the LOC110540185 gene encoding olfactory receptor 13A1-like, with protein MMLSPNQTMVTEFVLEGFSEHPSLRLFLIGCFLSLYIMALTGNIVIIALVTSSAGLHSPMYFFLCNLATMDIMCTSSVLPKALLSLVSEENTISFNGCMAQLFFLVWATSSELLLLTVMAYDRYVAICYPLHYSSKMSPQLCGALAMGVWSNCALNASINTSLMTRLSFCGPKVITHFFCEIPPLLLLSCSPTYVNSIMTLMADAFYGGINFALTLLSYGYIIASILRMRSAEGKRKAFSTCSSHLIVVCVYYSSVFCAYISPASSYSPERSKMASVLYSVLSPTLNPLIYTLRNKDVKLALGRLLPSFSH; from the coding sequence ATGATGTTGAGTCCCAACCAGACAATGGTGACAGAGTTTGTGCTGGAAGGCTTCTCAGAGCACCCCAGTCTAAGGCTGTTCCTGATAGGCTGCTTCCTGTCCCTCTACATAATGGCTCTAACAGGCAACATAGTGATCATTGCTTTGGTCACCTCCAGCGCTGGCCTCCACAGCCCCATGTACTTTTTCCTGTGCAATCTGGCCACCATGGATATTATGTGCACCTCCTCTGTGCTGCCCAAGGCCCTGCTTAGCCTAGTCTCTGAGGAAAACACCATCTCCTTCAACGGGTGCATGGCCCAGCTCTTCTTCCTTGTGTGGGCTACATCCTCTGAGCTGCTGCTTCTCACTgtcatggcctatgaccgctatgtggccatctgctaTCCCCTGCATTACAGCTCCAAGATGAGCCCACAGCTGTGTGGGGCCCTGGCTATGGGTGTGTGGTCCAACTGTGCACTGAATGCTTCTATCAACACAAGCCTGATGACACGGCTGTCATTCTGTGGCCCCAAGGTCATCACCCACTTCTTCTGTGAGATccccccactcctcctcctctcctgcagccCCACATATGTGAATAGCATTATGACTCTTATGGCAGATGCCTTTTATGGAGGCATCAACTTCGCGCTCACCTTGCTGTCCTATGGCTACATCATCGCCAGCATCCTGCGCATGCGCTCTGCTGAGGGCAAGAGGAAGGCCTTTTCTACCTGCTCCTCCCACCTCATCGTGGTCTGTGTGTACTACTCCTCTGTGTTCTGTGCCTACATCAGTCCTGCTTCCAGCTACAGCCCAGAAAGAAGCAAAATGGCTTCAGTGCTGTACTCGGTCCTCAGCCCGACCCTGAACCCCCTCATCTATACACTGAGGAACAAGGATGTCAAGCTGGCCCTGGGCAGACTCTTGCCCTCTTTCTCACATTAG